In Methanococcus voltae, a single window of DNA contains:
- a CDS encoding alanine--tRNA ligase, which produces MEINHDYNVQLFKDLGFVRKQCTECGQYFWTLDEERTTCGDSPCDQYSFIGNPITSKPYTYNEMLNEYREFLHSEGHTPIKRSPVVAKRWRDDILLTIATIAVFQPWVTSGLVKPVENPLTIAQPCIRLNDIDNVGRTGRHLTCFTMGAHHAFNTTDDFKYWTDRTVELCYKFMTKIGIDGKSITFIESWWEGGGNAGPCYEVITHGVELATLVFMQFKKVGDTYEEIPLKIVDTGYGIERFVWASQGTSNTYEAIFSNIINTLKKNAGLGEINKKILDESAKLAGLMDIENVGDLRVLRQQVAEKMNMDVNELDKILSPLEYIYAITDHTRCLAFMLGDGIVPSNVKDGYLARLVLRKTLRYMEKVGITMSITDIVDLQLEELKENYPELMNMKKYIHDVLESEERKYAQTVNKGRGMVQRMVQSNKKSEVSEITLDDLINLYDSKGLPPELVQDIIFEINENEINNYKRIAERKGEEISEDAIAEIKNRQIKINVPDNFYTIVAEKHEEEKSEVQNENIDSKKELPVVNVNGKSVEATEFLFHKNSKQIDFKAKVLAVVEDYVILDKTLFYAEGGGQKYDIGTLSGIDVVDVQKQNNVVYHKVSDVKGFKVGDMVYGKINWENRIKLMRNHTATHVINAAATKVLGKHIWQTGSNVDTEKGRLDITHFERITREEIKEIEKVANEIVLKAIPITCEFLERNEAEQRYGFSIYQGGVVPGDTLRIISIPDIDTEACGGTHCENTLEVGYIKILKTERIQDGVERLEYSSGNNSVGEIATIEDLVLDSASVFGVPMEQLPKTAERFFEEWKEQRKKIEELQKRVGELVKYELNNSFVKVGKFDVLVEKIDADAKELMNTADNLVKDDSIVVLLNNNGNILLKRGDNVEISMKTLIRQVAKGGGKDNLAQGKYTDEFEEIKNKVMEFIGNSSIDYII; this is translated from the coding sequence ATGGAAATTAATCACGATTACAATGTACAATTGTTTAAAGATTTAGGATTTGTACGTAAACAATGTACAGAATGCGGTCAGTACTTTTGGACGTTAGATGAAGAAAGAACTACTTGTGGCGACAGCCCTTGTGACCAATATAGCTTTATAGGTAACCCTATTACCTCAAAACCATATACATATAACGAAATGTTAAATGAATACAGGGAATTTTTACATTCGGAAGGTCATACCCCTATTAAAAGATCCCCTGTGGTGGCTAAAAGATGGAGAGACGACATTTTACTCACAATTGCTACTATCGCAGTATTCCAACCTTGGGTAACAAGTGGATTAGTAAAACCTGTTGAAAATCCTCTTACAATTGCACAACCTTGTATTAGATTAAACGATATTGATAACGTCGGTAGGACAGGTCGTCACTTAACTTGCTTTACAATGGGCGCTCACCACGCTTTTAACACTACTGACGATTTCAAATACTGGACCGACAGAACCGTTGAATTATGCTACAAATTCATGACAAAAATCGGAATAGACGGTAAATCAATTACCTTTATCGAAAGCTGGTGGGAAGGTGGAGGAAACGCTGGACCTTGCTACGAAGTAATAACACACGGTGTAGAACTTGCTACATTAGTTTTCATGCAATTTAAAAAAGTTGGTGACACTTACGAAGAGATACCGCTTAAAATCGTTGATACAGGATACGGTATTGAAAGATTTGTATGGGCTTCACAAGGTACCTCAAACACTTACGAAGCAATATTCAGCAATATAATCAACACCTTAAAGAAAAACGCAGGACTTGGCGAAATCAACAAAAAAATATTGGATGAAAGCGCTAAATTAGCTGGTTTAATGGATATTGAAAACGTAGGGGACTTGAGAGTATTAAGACAACAAGTTGCTGAAAAAATGAATATGGATGTAAACGAACTTGATAAAATATTATCTCCTTTAGAATACATCTACGCTATTACAGACCACACAAGATGTCTTGCTTTTATGTTAGGTGATGGTATCGTACCTTCTAACGTTAAAGACGGATATTTGGCAAGATTAGTGTTAAGAAAAACGCTCAGGTACATGGAAAAAGTAGGTATTACAATGAGTATAACAGATATTGTAGACTTACAGCTTGAAGAATTAAAAGAAAACTACCCTGAATTAATGAACATGAAAAAATACATTCATGATGTATTAGAATCTGAAGAAAGAAAATATGCTCAAACTGTAAATAAAGGTAGAGGCATGGTTCAGAGAATGGTGCAATCAAACAAAAAATCAGAAGTTTCTGAAATTACACTCGATGATTTGATTAACCTATACGATAGTAAAGGATTACCGCCTGAATTAGTACAAGATATCATATTTGAAATTAATGAAAATGAAATAAACAATTATAAGAGAATTGCAGAAAGAAAAGGCGAAGAAATTAGCGAAGATGCAATAGCTGAAATTAAAAATAGGCAAATTAAAATAAATGTTCCTGACAATTTCTACACTATCGTTGCTGAAAAGCACGAAGAAGAAAAATCAGAAGTTCAAAATGAAAATATTGATAGTAAAAAAGAACTCCCTGTAGTTAACGTAAATGGTAAAAGCGTTGAAGCTACGGAATTCTTATTCCATAAAAATAGTAAACAGATCGACTTTAAAGCAAAAGTTCTTGCTGTTGTAGAAGATTACGTTATTCTCGACAAAACCTTGTTCTATGCAGAAGGTGGGGGTCAGAAATACGATATTGGTACTTTAAGCGGTATTGATGTTGTTGACGTACAAAAACAAAATAACGTTGTTTATCATAAAGTAAGCGATGTTAAAGGCTTTAAAGTTGGCGATATGGTTTATGGAAAAATCAACTGGGAAAATAGAATTAAATTGATGAGAAACCACACAGCTACTCACGTTATAAACGCTGCTGCTACAAAAGTGCTTGGTAAACATATTTGGCAAACTGGTTCAAATGTCGATACCGAAAAAGGAAGATTGGACATTACACACTTTGAAAGAATAACTAGGGAAGAAATTAAGGAGATAGAAAAAGTTGCAAATGAAATTGTACTTAAAGCTATTCCAATAACCTGTGAATTCTTGGAAAGAAACGAAGCTGAACAGAGATATGGCTTTAGCATCTACCAAGGTGGCGTGGTTCCTGGAGATACACTTAGAATTATTAGTATTCCTGACATAGATACCGAGGCTTGTGGCGGTACACACTGCGAAAATACTCTTGAAGTAGGATACATTAAAATCTTAAAAACCGAAAGAATTCAAGATGGTGTCGAAAGACTAGAATATTCGAGTGGTAACAACTCCGTTGGAGAAATTGCAACCATTGAAGATTTAGTATTAGATTCTGCTTCAGTATTCGGCGTTCCTATGGAACAATTGCCCAAAACAGCTGAAAGATTCTTTGAAGAGTGGAAAGAACAACGTAAAAAAATAGAAGAACTTCAAAAGAGAGTTGGAGAACTTGTAAAATACGAACTTAACAATAGTTTTGTGAAAGTTGGTAAATTTGACGTATTAGTTGAAAAAATTGATGCTGATGCTAAAGAATTGATGAATACTGCAGATAACCTCGTAAAAGATGATAGTATTGTTGTATTACTCAATAATAATGGCAATATATTATTAAAAAGAGGAGATAATGTAGAAATCAGCATGAAAACTCTTATCAGACAGGTTGCAAAAGGTGGCGGTAAAGATAATTTAGCACAAGGTAAATACACTGATGAATTTGAAGAAATTAAAAACAAAGTTATGGAATTTATTGGGAATTCCTCAATTGACTATATTATTTAA
- the purB gene encoding adenylosuccinate lyase, whose product MPIHPIDFRYGTPEMKNIWEEETKLQKMLEVEAALAQAEAEIGMIPKEAAEEINSKKSIEFVKLERVKEIERATRHDVVSVVKAFAEVCEGTAGEYIHFGSTSNDIIDTAQSLQFRDAGDVLEQKLVILRNELLQKAEEHKNTVCIGRTHGQHAVPTTYGMKFALWATELQRHVERLQAAKKRLAVSMITGAVGTMAAIGENGMIVHNRVGEILGLEPVLISSQVVQRDRHAEFMAVVAMIAQTLNKIGVTVRSMQRSEIKELEEEFDASKQTGSSTMPHKRNPITFEQICGLSRVIKVNSLAEFDNMVLWEERDLTNSSSERCLFPESCVLLDHILNLSIKGFRKITVNKENVQRNLEMSKGLIMAERVMMDLAKKGMGRQTGHEVVRTCAMKAHEESRHLKDVLMENEEVMKYVTLEDLNAMFDYSTYIGLAPEIVENVLKESKNW is encoded by the coding sequence ATGCCAATTCATCCAATAGATTTTAGATATGGAACCCCTGAAATGAAAAATATATGGGAAGAAGAAACTAAACTTCAAAAGATGTTAGAGGTCGAAGCTGCACTTGCACAAGCTGAAGCTGAAATAGGAATGATACCAAAAGAAGCTGCTGAAGAAATCAACAGTAAAAAATCTATTGAATTCGTAAAACTTGAAAGAGTTAAAGAAATTGAAAGAGCTACAAGACACGATGTAGTTTCAGTTGTTAAGGCTTTCGCAGAAGTTTGTGAAGGTACCGCAGGAGAATACATTCACTTTGGTTCAACGTCAAACGACATAATTGATACTGCTCAATCATTACAGTTTAGAGATGCGGGCGATGTTTTAGAGCAAAAATTGGTAATTTTAAGAAACGAATTACTCCAAAAAGCAGAAGAACATAAAAACACAGTTTGTATTGGAAGAACACACGGACAACACGCTGTTCCTACAACCTACGGTATGAAATTCGCTTTATGGGCTACAGAATTACAAAGACACGTTGAAAGATTACAAGCTGCTAAAAAAAGATTGGCTGTTTCAATGATTACTGGTGCTGTAGGTACAATGGCTGCAATTGGCGAAAACGGAATGATTGTACACAATAGAGTTGGCGAAATATTAGGTCTTGAACCTGTTTTAATATCCAGCCAAGTTGTTCAAAGAGACAGACACGCTGAATTCATGGCTGTTGTTGCTATGATTGCTCAAACACTTAACAAAATTGGCGTAACTGTTAGAAGTATGCAAAGAAGTGAAATTAAAGAACTCGAGGAAGAGTTTGACGCTTCAAAACAAACTGGTTCATCAACCATGCCACACAAAAGAAACCCTATCACATTTGAGCAAATTTGCGGTTTATCAAGAGTTATCAAAGTTAATTCACTTGCAGAATTTGACAACATGGTACTTTGGGAAGAAAGAGATTTAACAAATTCCTCATCTGAAAGATGTTTATTCCCTGAAAGCTGTGTTTTACTAGACCACATCTTAAATTTATCAATCAAAGGATTCAGAAAAATCACCGTAAATAAAGAAAACGTTCAAAGAAACCTTGAAATGTCAAAAGGTTTAATTATGGCTGAACGTGTTATGATGGATTTAGCTAAAAAAGGAATGGGTAGACAGACAGGTCACGAAGTTGTTAGAACCTGCGCTATGAAAGCTCATGAAGAAAGCAGACACTTAAAAGACGTTCTTATGGAAAACGAAGAAGTTATGAAATACGTAACCTTAGAAGACCTTAATGCTATGTTTGATTACTCGACATACATAGGTCTTGCTCCAGAAATCGTAGAAAACGTATTAAAAGAGTCTAAAAACTGGTAA
- a CDS encoding metallophosphoesterase, which translates to MKIGLISDTHDYLPNIRKAIQVFNRFNVDLVVHCGDFVSLFVINEFKNLNAKLYATYGNNDGEKTRLKEWLLDANPENKIEDSLSFDVENLKFFVLHGQNADILDSVIRSKNYDVVLHGHTHEQKFEEVDGVLVINPGEAFGMLTGLASIGILNTTTKEYTEVDLNNVDIIENEEN; encoded by the coding sequence ATGAAAATAGGTTTAATATCGGATACGCACGACTATTTACCTAATATTAGGAAAGCTATCCAAGTTTTTAATCGTTTTAATGTTGATTTAGTTGTCCACTGTGGCGATTTTGTTTCTTTGTTCGTAATAAACGAATTTAAAAATTTAAACGCTAAATTATACGCTACTTATGGAAATAATGATGGGGAAAAGACCCGTTTGAAAGAATGGTTATTGGACGCAAATCCCGAAAATAAAATCGAAGATTCGTTGTCTTTTGACGTGGAAAACTTAAAATTTTTTGTATTACATGGTCAAAACGCAGATATTTTGGATTCAGTAATTCGTTCAAAAAACTACGACGTGGTTTTACATGGTCATACTCATGAACAAAAGTTTGAAGAAGTGGACGGCGTTTTAGTAATAAATCCTGGAGAGGCTTTTGGAATGCTAACTGGCTTAGCTTCAATAGGTATTTTGAATACTACCACAAAAGAGTATACTGAAGTCGATTTAAACAATGTTGATATTATTGAAAATGAGGAAAATTAA
- a CDS encoding pantoate kinase produces MYIPAHITGFFKIVRKNENLKTGSTGAGFSLDKGTRTEIKEGKGRIYFNGEEIYLCPAKDVLHHFKNVIGEENFNIDVHYTSDFPLGCGMGTSGGCSLGLAHVLNDTFNCNEKPLEIAHIAEVKCNTGLGDVVAQEYGGIGINTTPGLPANIKKLKLDNIDDYYVVVDIIGNKNTDTIINNPKWIETINITADAKLEKLLKKPTLDYLMELSYDFAKNTGLATDEIIEICEDLKFTLGASQAMLGNTIFCICMEKELEDVKSILKNPVTCKIYE; encoded by the coding sequence ATGTATATACCCGCTCATATCACAGGATTTTTTAAAATAGTCAGAAAAAACGAAAACTTAAAAACAGGTTCCACAGGTGCAGGTTTTTCACTTGATAAAGGGACTAGAACGGAAATAAAAGAAGGTAAAGGGAGAATCTATTTTAATGGCGAAGAAATATACCTTTGCCCTGCTAAAGACGTGTTACATCACTTTAAAAATGTTATAGGAGAAGAAAATTTTAATATTGATGTACATTATACCTCAGACTTCCCCCTTGGCTGTGGTATGGGAACATCAGGCGGTTGTTCTTTAGGATTGGCCCATGTATTAAACGATACATTTAATTGTAATGAAAAACCACTTGAAATAGCACATATTGCGGAAGTAAAATGTAATACTGGCCTGGGTGATGTAGTAGCTCAGGAATATGGGGGTATTGGAATAAACACGACCCCAGGATTACCTGCAAATATTAAAAAGCTTAAATTAGATAATATTGATGATTATTACGTTGTAGTAGACATAATAGGTAATAAAAATACAGATACAATCATAAATAATCCTAAATGGATAGAAACGATAAATATTACTGCTGACGCCAAACTCGAAAAATTATTAAAAAAACCAACTTTAGACTATCTTATGGAACTTTCATATGATTTTGCAAAAAATACGGGACTTGCAACAGATGAAATCATTGAAATTTGTGAAGACCTCAAGTTTACACTTGGTGCTTCACAGGCAATGTTAGGAAACACGATATTTTGTATTTGTATGGAAAAAGAATTGGAAGATGTTAAATCAATTCTTAAAAACCCAGTAACTTGCAAAATATACGAATAA
- the purD gene encoding phosphoribosylamine--glycine ligase: MKVLLVGGGAREHAIAIALKRNKDVQLYTLMKIKNPGIIELSEEVSFNPETDVEAVVDFAKKIKPVLAVIGPEAPLGAGVANALRELGIPTAGPDKLPAQIETSKEFMRNLFKKYNVNGSLSYAAFNEYSEEVFEFIDQMTKEGKEVVVKPVGLTGGKGVKVVGEQLKDNEEAKEYAKEVFDKSIGGGKLIIEEKLVGVEFTLHGFVDGKNIVFMPPVQDHPHAYDDDEGAITGGMGSYSCPNHKLPFLNEEMHEEAKEIMKNTVNAIKEEVGEYKGFLYGQFMLTVNGPKIIEYNARFGDPEAMNLLPILKTDFVEVCEAIANGTLNKINIEFDNKATVCKYIVPNGYPIEPVKNKELKIDVEAIEKAGATLFYASVNEEDGKLYITGSRSAAVVGVADKIEDAEKIAQNAIENFEGEVFYRRDIGTKKLIQKRIDRINELFNN; the protein is encoded by the coding sequence TTGAAAGTTTTACTCGTAGGTGGCGGTGCAAGAGAGCACGCAATAGCAATAGCTTTAAAAAGAAACAAGGATGTACAGTTATACACGCTTATGAAAATCAAAAATCCGGGCATAATAGAATTATCTGAGGAAGTTTCATTTAATCCCGAAACAGATGTTGAAGCAGTAGTTGACTTCGCAAAAAAAATAAAGCCTGTTTTGGCAGTAATTGGACCTGAAGCTCCATTAGGTGCAGGTGTGGCTAACGCATTAAGAGAATTAGGCATTCCTACTGCAGGACCTGACAAATTGCCTGCTCAAATCGAAACAAGCAAAGAATTCATGAGAAATTTATTCAAAAAATACAATGTAAATGGTTCTTTAAGTTATGCAGCTTTCAACGAATACAGTGAAGAAGTATTTGAGTTCATCGACCAAATGACTAAGGAAGGAAAAGAAGTTGTAGTTAAACCAGTAGGTTTAACCGGTGGTAAAGGGGTTAAAGTAGTTGGTGAGCAATTAAAAGATAACGAAGAAGCAAAAGAATATGCAAAAGAAGTATTTGACAAAAGTATTGGGGGAGGCAAGTTAATTATCGAAGAAAAACTTGTAGGTGTTGAATTTACGTTACATGGTTTCGTAGATGGTAAAAACATCGTATTTATGCCACCTGTTCAAGACCACCCTCACGCATATGATGATGACGAAGGTGCTATAACCGGCGGTATGGGTTCATATTCATGTCCAAACCATAAGTTACCATTTTTAAACGAAGAAATGCACGAAGAAGCAAAGGAAATAATGAAAAATACTGTAAACGCTATTAAAGAAGAAGTTGGCGAATACAAAGGATTTTTATACGGTCAATTTATGTTAACAGTAAATGGTCCTAAAATTATCGAATATAACGCGAGATTTGGGGACCCAGAAGCTATGAACTTATTGCCAATTTTAAAAACTGATTTTGTAGAAGTTTGTGAAGCTATCGCAAATGGAACATTGAATAAAATAAACATTGAATTTGATAATAAAGCAACTGTTTGTAAATATATTGTACCAAATGGCTACCCTATCGAACCAGTTAAAAACAAAGAATTAAAAATTGATGTCGAAGCAATAGAAAAAGCAGGAGCTACTTTATTTTACGCATCAGTAAATGAAGAAGACGGTAAGTTGTACATAACCGGCTCAAGAAGTGCTGCGGTTGTGGGAGTTGCAGATAAAATCGAAGATGCCGAAAAAATCGCTCAAAATGCTATCGAAAACTTCGAAGGAGAAGTATTTTACAGAAGAGATATCGGTACAAAAAAATTAATTCAAAAAAGAATTGATAGAATAAATGAATTATTCAATAATTAA
- the eno gene encoding phosphopyruvate hydratase: MLRNINANFDIEKIQAREVLDSRGNPTIEVEVLTCGGGYGSAIVPSGASTGTHEALELRDKDNRYGGKGVLTAVNNVNEKIAPCLEGMDTRMQRTVDETLLELDGTKSKSNLGANAILGVSLAIAKAGADTASMPLYRFIGGSNAYVLPTPMMNIINGGEHAGNALDFQEFMIMPVGADSFKEALRMCSETYQSLKKVIANKYGKDAVNIGDEGGFAPNVKTIEEALAILSEGVKSAGYEDEIVFALDCAASEFYNSKEGVYEVAGEKLSSDKLIELYKDMVNEYPIVSIEDPLDEEDFEGFATITKELKGIQIVGDDLFVTNTERLRKGIEMGSANSLLLKVNQIGTLSESIDAANLSFRNGYSVVVSHRSGETEDSTIADLAVALNAGQIKTGAPARGERTAKYNQLLRIEEELEYSKYAGKDFKIPF; the protein is encoded by the coding sequence ATGTTAAGAAACATTAATGCAAATTTTGATATTGAAAAAATACAAGCTCGTGAGGTTTTAGATTCAAGAGGAAACCCTACAATCGAGGTTGAGGTATTAACTTGTGGTGGAGGTTACGGCTCTGCAATTGTACCAAGTGGTGCTTCAACAGGTACTCATGAAGCTTTAGAATTAAGAGATAAAGATAACAGATACGGCGGTAAAGGAGTATTAACTGCTGTTAACAACGTGAATGAAAAAATAGCTCCATGTTTAGAAGGTATGGACACAAGAATGCAAAGGACAGTTGATGAAACACTTTTAGAATTAGACGGAACTAAAAGCAAATCAAATCTTGGAGCTAACGCTATTTTGGGAGTATCATTAGCTATTGCAAAAGCTGGTGCAGATACTGCTTCAATGCCTTTATACAGATTTATCGGCGGAAGTAACGCTTATGTATTGCCTACTCCAATGATGAACATTATAAACGGTGGAGAACACGCAGGAAACGCTTTAGACTTCCAAGAATTCATGATTATGCCAGTAGGTGCAGACAGCTTTAAAGAAGCTTTAAGAATGTGCTCTGAAACATACCAAAGCCTCAAAAAAGTAATTGCTAATAAATACGGCAAAGATGCAGTTAACATCGGTGATGAAGGAGGATTCGCACCAAATGTTAAAACAATTGAAGAAGCACTTGCAATATTGTCGGAAGGTGTTAAAAGCGCAGGATATGAAGACGAAATTGTATTTGCTCTTGATTGCGCAGCTAGCGAATTCTACAACTCAAAAGAAGGAGTTTACGAAGTTGCTGGTGAAAAATTATCAAGTGATAAGTTAATAGAACTCTACAAAGACATGGTAAACGAATACCCAATCGTATCAATCGAAGATCCTTTAGATGAGGAAGATTTCGAAGGTTTTGCTACAATTACCAAAGAATTAAAAGGTATTCAAATTGTTGGTGACGATTTATTTGTTACAAATACCGAAAGACTTAGAAAAGGTATTGAAATGGGTTCAGCTAACTCATTGTTGTTAAAAGTAAATCAAATCGGTACATTATCCGAATCAATCGACGCAGCTAATTTGTCATTTAGAAATGGGTACAGCGTTGTAGTTTCACACAGAAGTGGTGAAACAGAAGATTCAACCATTGCTGATTTAGCTGTCGCTTTAAATGCTGGACAAATCAAAACAGGCGCTCCTGCAAGAGGGGAAAGAACCGCTAAATACAATCAATTACTTAGAATTGAAGAAGAATTGGAATACTCCAAATATGCTGGAAAAGACTTTAAAATTCCGTTCTAA
- a CDS encoding uroporphyrinogen-III synthase: protein MKVLITRPKQKAKYFSDLLEKNGFEPLILPTLELSFKNVEVSLDGYDWIVFTSPRGIEGLFRNLTDSQKKQIKDKKIGVIGVETAKEFKKIFNFEPDLVPNSFTAENLLEALKKVVKPDEKILIPTTPATRDVLVKNLNADLLFVYTSGEPEDIYEKLNDLKELLKDTGSENLMLTFTSGLTAKNFFKHADNELMDLFKKCTIVSIGPITKENVDKFGFDSIMPEKTYTIDGMMDLILDLKK, encoded by the coding sequence ATGAAAGTTTTAATCACACGACCTAAGCAAAAAGCTAAATATTTTTCAGATTTGTTGGAAAAAAATGGTTTTGAGCCATTAATCTTGCCAACATTGGAATTATCCTTTAAAAATGTTGAAGTATCGCTCGATGGTTACGACTGGATAGTTTTCACAAGCCCTAGGGGAATTGAAGGTTTGTTTAGAAATTTAACCGATTCTCAAAAAAAGCAGATAAAAGATAAAAAAATAGGTGTAATTGGCGTTGAAACGGCAAAAGAGTTTAAGAAAATCTTTAATTTTGAACCTGACTTAGTTCCAAATAGTTTTACTGCTGAAAATCTTTTAGAAGCTCTTAAAAAAGTTGTAAAGCCTGATGAAAAAATATTGATTCCAACCACACCTGCAACAAGAGACGTTTTAGTTAAAAATTTAAACGCTGATCTGTTATTTGTTTACACTTCAGGAGAGCCAGAAGATATATATGAAAAATTAAACGATTTAAAAGAACTTTTAAAAGACACTGGTTCAGAAAATTTAATGTTAACATTTACGAGTGGATTAACTGCAAAGAATTTCTTCAAACATGCCGATAATGAATTAATGGATTTATTTAAAAAATGTACAATAGTTTCAATAGGTCCTATAACTAAAGAAAATGTTGACAAATTTGGCTTTGACTCAATAATGCCTGAAAAAACCTATACTATTGACGGAATGATGGATTTAATATTGGATTTGAAGAAATAA
- the aroA gene encoding 3-phosphoshikimate 1-carboxyvinyltransferase — MLLVNPTKKISGTVYAPPSKSYTHRAVICAGLSKGTSKIIQPLKSQDCISSLTSMEALGSKIDVKSSMWTIESDGVLKVPNNVIDIGNSGTTLRILTSLVSQVKTKSNQDGKSDKSDKKPIVILNGDDSIRKRPMGPLIDALSQLNIEVLSNDNKAPLVIKSSEIAGNAVKIRGDMSSQFISSLMMLLPFNSQDSKILIEGDLKSEPYLDITIDVLDKFGVSIKKENNTYLIDANQSYKATDYIVEGDYSSASYLIAMGVLLDSDIIIKNLFKNSKQGDKEIINIVKRMGANLEVKDDEVIIKNSKSNNNSKQDSKFKLKGIDIDVKNTPDLVPTIAVLGCFAEGTTTIYNGEHVRIKECDRLMACTKELTKMGAKIEEKPDGLIITGLDLENGETLKGAELETYHDHRLIMAFTMAGMLAQGQTKIKGEEAVSISFPNFVDVIKSIGGNIEIVN; from the coding sequence ATGTTATTAGTTAACCCTACAAAAAAAATAAGCGGAACGGTATATGCCCCACCTTCTAAATCATATACTCATAGGGCAGTGATATGTGCCGGTTTATCAAAAGGAACTTCAAAAATAATTCAGCCCCTGAAGAGTCAAGACTGTATATCTTCCTTAACTTCAATGGAAGCACTAGGGAGTAAAATAGATGTAAAATCTAGTATGTGGACAATAGAGTCAGACGGTGTTTTAAAGGTACCAAATAATGTAATAGATATTGGAAATAGCGGTACAACTCTTAGGATATTAACCTCATTAGTATCTCAGGTAAAAACTAAATCCAATCAGGATGGCAAAAGTGATAAAAGTGATAAAAAACCAATTGTAATTTTAAATGGTGACGATTCGATACGAAAAAGACCAATGGGTCCATTAATAGACGCTTTAAGTCAATTGAATATTGAAGTACTATCGAACGATAATAAAGCACCTTTGGTAATTAAAAGTTCTGAAATAGCAGGAAATGCTGTAAAAATACGAGGGGATATGAGTTCTCAATTCATAAGTTCTTTAATGATGTTACTACCTTTTAACAGTCAAGATAGTAAGATTTTAATTGAAGGAGATTTAAAATCAGAACCTTATTTGGATATTACAATTGATGTGTTAGATAAATTTGGTGTATCTATTAAAAAAGAAAATAATACTTACTTAATTGACGCTAATCAGTCTTATAAAGCTACAGATTATATTGTAGAAGGCGATTATTCTTCAGCTTCCTATTTAATAGCAATGGGTGTTCTCTTAGACTCGGACATAATCATTAAAAACTTATTTAAAAATTCAAAACAGGGCGACAAGGAAATTATAAATATTGTGAAAAGAATGGGTGCTAATTTAGAAGTAAAAGATGATGAAGTAATTATTAAAAATTCAAAATCAAATAATAATTCAAAACAAGATTCAAAGTTTAAATTAAAAGGTATTGACATTGATGTAAAAAATACGCCTGATTTGGTACCTACTATCGCAGTTTTGGGATGTTTTGCAGAAGGTACTACAACAATATATAATGGTGAACACGTACGTATAAAAGAGTGTGACCGTTTAATGGCATGTACAAAGGAATTAACAAAAATGGGCGCTAAAATAGAGGAAAAGCCTGACGGATTGATAATAACAGGCTTGGATTTAGAAAATGGCGAGACATTAAAAGGTGCAGAATTAGAAACCTACCACGACCACAGGTTAATAATGGCATTTACGATGGCAGGAATGCTCGCACAGGGTCAAACTAAAATCAAAGGTGAAGAAGCGGTTTCTATATCATTCCCGAATTTTGTAGATGTTATAAAATCAATTGGTGGAAATATAGAAATTGTTAATTAA